The DNA segment ctcttctaagTTGCATCTCAGCGGGGGTTATTCTCTTAATATTGATATTTCTTATGGTTGTTATGGATGGAGATGTAGTAGGATTAGGAAGGAGGGGTGGTAAGCTAGTGGATTTAATGGTTTGAATTATACGTAGGCTAGTGCTTGTGGCTTGTGTTTTGGCTGCTAGGTATGCTGGATAGTGTTTGGGTTTGGAAAGGTACTTCTCTTCATATAACTTGGCCAAGGAAATAGATTGAATCAAAGTTGAGGGCGATTGAGCAATCACATCCCTTCTAATATTCAGTTTTAAGCCTCCCATAAAACAATCTAACAAAGCTTTAGTGGTGATACCTTGCACACGATTAGCCAGAGCAGTGAATTGAACATAATAATCATGCACAGAATATGTTTAAGTTAGCTTAAACAAATGAGACCGGGGACACTCATAGGGAGAAGGACCAAACTCCAATTCTAAGGCTCGAGTAAACGTAGctcataaataaaatgaatcatGACGAGTCATCATTTGATACCAAGGTACCACGTCCTTGTCCAAATGTATGGCAACAATAGTTGATCGATGATCATTAGGAGTATTGTAATACGAAAAAAATTGCTCGGCCTTGAAGATCTACTGTAATACATCGGATCCATCAAAGTGAGGAAAATCCAATTTGACATTAATCACCTAAAACTGTTGGGAAGGGTTCGTAGATTTTTGCTACAACAATGTATCAACAGCAAACTCCAAGGTCTCAAATCTAGTGGCATTTTCTCTATCCCAtgtttccattaattccatgaTTCCCTTAACATCAATCGTGGATTCCTTGAAGACATATTCTCTACCATGTGAATGAAAGTACTAATGTAATGGAGTAATTAACAACCaatataccaaaaaaaaaataatgagaagaTACTGCTCTAAATGATAATAaagaaatacttaaaaaaaaaaaaactatgaacCACGGTCCATAGCTTGACAACCAAAAGAAATgcagagagaagaaaaaagaatcaaTCCTCCTACCTTTCTCTCcctaataaacaaaatttatatataagacCTTGGACCAATAAAAAtcggtttaatgtctcaataggtccttattttcgtcaagaatctcaaataggtccctttctttttccgCGTCTCAATCaagtccttattttcttaaaattgaatcaaatagggcatttccgtcaaattgagatgacgccgTTAAGAAGAGTATGTTGaccgtgtagttttttattacgtggcattgaaaatgtgtttgaattgtatttttttaatttttaaattaaaaaatgaagtatattttgtatatttcatttttcaattcaagaataaaaaaatacaattcagtcacgtttttaatgtcacgtaataaaaaattacactgtCAGCATACCCTTCCTAATCgtgtcatctcaatttgacagAAAGGtcttatttgattcaattttacaaaaataaggactcaattgagacgccgaaaaagaaagggacctatttgagattctgtaagaaaatagggacctattgagacattaaaccaatAAAAATCCTACAGCCTAGAGTTAGTTATTCTGATTTTTGTACCGTTCCTCACTCCTTGATTGTTTGAATCTCTTGTTAAGTGTCCTTTTTAAAATGTATCTTTAATTGACTCTTTTATCCCTACTCCACTTGTTACACAATGTGCCATCACGCTGCAATGTAGGAAATCACTAAATTTGCAATCGAGAAAATCACTAAGAGaaagtgaaatgaaaataaaagtgtaaagGTGAGAGAAATGTATGAACTAGGGAGGTACAGGAAGAAAGCCCCCTACATTATCAATCGAGGTTTTTGCTTAATAAGCTTTCTGACTTTCTTCTCAACTGTGTTAATGGCGTGTAAAGGAGGacattttaatctttttgtaTTGAAATTAAGTGCAGTTAGCAGTATCATAAGTGCAGGAAGAAAAGGCCCAAAATCACCCCTAACATCCAAGGAGGTCCAAAGTCTGCAATAAAAAGAGTAATCAAGGGCTAATTCCAACAAATATTATGGGTGTTTTCATAGATTCTATGTTCGGTTTAAAGGAACATCTCACAAATTTTCCGCTATGGGCTCGGATTTATATATGGTTCTAAATTAGAACTTCTACTTTTATTcaatatcatatttttcaaattaattattatttatatttaataggATACTTTTTATTCAATGAATAATATTTCTCCTGATATTTTGCTTATATaacaatattacaaaatatgttttaatatatatatatatatatatatatatatattatataaaaattttataatttaagcacaagattaaaattaatatattagatCATCAAATTAGAAAGACTTATTCATATCCTAAATGCGTCAaattcagattaaaaaaattactataattttGTCTCAAAGACGAGTACACGCACATAAATATGTTCCAATTtactataaatttttttttttttaaaaaagtaatgataagaaaaatatttttcataaactaaaattaatttatatattaacgAAGTTGCTCACCATaatgtgaaatttaaaaaataaaaaaaatacccaaagttataaacttatttttgatATTAAAGTTTAATCAAGTTTcaagtttataataaatttgattattttaaattacctctctattaatttttttttagtttatcaagtacttaaaatttttatattttttaattgaattcttattatttagtattttggTTAAATGGAGACGTGAGTGTGATTTTAAAGGTGACTATGATCTTGTTTACTCTCTACAAGAAAGAAAGGTGATATTACAATCAATGTAAAATGAAGATGAGATGACAAGATGGGTGGACAAATGTAGGGTATGACTATCCCATTCTTATTCTCATCCATGTGCTCAACTGAtataagtttctttttctttgtcacATTCCCATTTTCATTGGAAAACAAGTATATCCATAACTGTATGTATTcacttttttattgtttcaaatattaattaaatcattttttattaaaaataaaaatcacataaaagaaaacacaaaattatCAACACATCTTCTTTTCtccaatattaaatattgaatattcgtaaagaaattataattcttttccaatattaaataataattagataaagataaattaacatTTGGTTTGGTATATGAAAGTGCgattttttttatgtcttcTTATTACTCTGTTTTCACAAGTGGTCTGTGCTTCTTaggttttttgttatttctcaaagagtaaaacttgtttttgtattttctttgcatttaaaacttCAAAGAGAGCAAAGTAAATACTAAATacaaatcttttatatatatatatatatatataatattagtaaCACAAATATTTGGTAACGGTGCCAAAAGAATTTTGATGTTCCAATGcaataaatttttcaacaagtataataaatagtttataGTACCACAAATCTTGTATCTATAAAAATTTGGTAGAATACATAGTATTTAAACTGGTTTGATTTGGATAATACATTGTTTGGTGGTAAGACAAGCatgtaaaaacaaatttgttgtagtaaagagttgaataaaaatatgttgaaacaaattcattgaaaatggtTTATTGCAATATGATGATGAGGTGTTGAGGTTAAATTTCACCACTTTGTCCCTTTCTTGTactaatcaaattattatttatatagatgcAATTATTCATATCCTGAAGTATTCTTAAGTGTAATTTTAGGTCCATTTTTGACACTTAAAAGCTTAAGATCATTAAACTTTAATATCATTATTCACTAACTGATTGAATAAATTACTTGCATTAAGATTTGGATTCTATAACCTGCTAGAGCCTTAAATCTATTCATAgcatctaaaagaaaaaaaatatttggttgGACCACAACTTGAAACCAATTTTCACTTAATCTCAAACCCGTGAAATAAGATGAGTGATGAGTTTATCCATCTACAAACATAAACTGATTTACAAACATGCAAACAAAAGCATACTTTAATAAATGAAACACTActgatacaagagagtttcaaaggattataTTTTAACCTCAACACAATTGAGACTGAACTCCTCAGAGTAGATGTAGACATTACGTTGATTTGAATAGTCGTATTCTCTTATAGTCTCTAAGAATAATCAATAAGTGTTAGTAAAAGTACTTACAAAGCTATCTAAAATGAAAATCCAAAAGTTTTCCTAAAATAGGggtacaattttgtttttataaattgcTTAAGGCAGTGCTCTAGAGTGTACTTGTGGCTCAAGAATATAGGTTTCCTTCTCATGGGTTTGCTTTTATGGTGCACCCTGTGCTCAACTCTTAATATAACTTCTTTGGAAAAGGGTCTTCATGGCTTAGCTTTAGGTTTGGTACCTGAGGTTTCTTCTTTCAAGGGATTTGCTCTTTGTGGCTCAGTTTCAATTCTGCTGTTCAACCACAGCAGTTAACATTTGTCCAAAATTGCTTGAATTTTatctattgtatttttatttttccactttGACTCTCCTAGTGTTGAAAAGTGTATAACCAACTGAATTAGGAATAAATTTAGCTACCCCATTTGAGATACTGTATGGGCAACCAACCCCTGTACACCTCCCTTACCTTCGTTGTTGTTGATGAAACTGGAAAGGAAAAGGTTCTTGAATCGGGTAGCAAGCGAGGTTGCATGCCTTGTTTCTCAAGTTCTTTTCTACGAACAAGTTCGAGAACTACATAAATCTCCAGAATGGTGCATAGCTTAGCAAAATTGGCAAATAAAACCCACAGTAATTAGTGCAATGAATACACTGTAACACTTGTACATTCACCCTTTGACTTCAATTCCATTTCTCAAGAGACAACACTGGCCTCAAAATCAACAGGAAATTACAGATACATTGGAATCAGTTTGAATACAATATGGAAATAATTAAACACATGGAATCAACAGATACACAACAATGACTATGAAAAGAAGAGTTGAAGATGTATATATACACCACTCACTTAACCAAATTAAGACTTTTTAACATTAGGTTCAAGTCCTAAATCCTTTCTGGTTTTCCCCACAAACAAATCTCCAGACTTGATCATGCCAGGAAGCCTTCCAAGCACTGTAATGAATGGGAACTGTGCTACTGCAGTTTTTCTCCCTAATGAAACTATAGAGATTGGTGGTTGTGCCTTGTATGTTCCCAATTTGTTCTCTTTGCCTCCTCCTTCTATCAATAACTTTAGGTTCTTGGCAACCAATTGAGCATGACCACTTGCATACACCCCttgtttgatttcctgtcacaCAATGCAATAGTTCATCAACAAGTTGCTTGCAAAGATTTTTAAATGCCACAAATATGGTGCACAAAGTACCAAAATGATCTTGTTTTGCTTAATAACACTTACTTGAACATCTGTAATATCTCCAATTGCAAAAATGTTGCTCCTGCCCTTCACTCTCAAGTTCTCATCGACCTTGATCCTTCCATCACCATCCAAGTCATCCTTCAGAAGTGTTTCTCTAAGCCATGCGGAACCAACTGGTTTCCCTATGCATAGAAAATGAGCATCTGCTTCTATAGTCTCTCCATTTGAAGTTTCATATGTCTTATTTTCTTCCGAAGAGGATCTCACTTCGACAGATTGCTCTAGTTTCACATCAACCTTCTTTGATTTCAGCCACTTCAAAGTCTTACTTGAAGCTTTTTGCCCAATGTATTCCAGCAATCTTACCCCTTTATGCACTATAGTCACCTTTTTGTCAGGAAAATCAACAGCTATCTCTGCTGCAAGCTCAACACCAGTTGGACCTCCCCCAACAATCAAAATTGAACTTGCAGATTTGATTTTTGCATTTTCTGCCATGCAAAATTCTCCTCATAAGtcaataaatacatttaaaatcgCTTCATATgccaaaatttattatatattggaaCTTTTACTAGAAATACACCGCTAAGTGTTCTTTGGATACACTTCTCAATTAAAAAACTCAcaggaaaagaaataaagaaaagtaaaagtgaatTGAATTTTTCCTATAAGTTAAAATCACATTTCGTACTTAACTTCTATAAAACCTCTTTCTTCCAACTTCTTTATAAGCTGATTTTTAACTTGGATGAAAAATTCAACTaatttttgttagaattttcacattttgaatatataaataaaaaccttatcttacaaagttgaattaggtttaaattcaactttttaacaagttttattatcttattttcttctctacgtatttatgaaaagaaatctATCCAACCAAAGAGCCCTACTCCTAATAATCTAACTTAGAACAATCATATTCAAGCTTACAAAGGAAAATCATCTTAATTTCACAGTAAATGAACAATGAAATATCGAGAGTAATTCATATTCCATTAGTTTTTGAGTTtagatatttctttctttttttggttCAAGTTAAAGTATTACCTGCTTTGTATTGATCAAGTCTTTCAGTTCTGGTTTTGGGAATAGGTTCTGCGTGGCCAGTGGCAATAACAAGATAGTCATAGGCAATCTGCTGGCCATCTGCAGTAAACACTTCAGTTTCAGTTATGTTGACTGCACTAGATACAACAAGGTCACCCTTTTTGAAGTACTCTCTATGGTTGATCACTATCCTTTCAGCAAAAGATGGCTCAACCAATCCCCTCAAACTTGCCCATGGAATCTCAAAATATTCCTTCCTGTGTTCAACAACTCAGTCAATGCAACATACACATAACAAGCTCTATGGTAAAATCTACTCTCAAATTTTGGGTCTGCTTAAAATTGGTTATAAACTCGTTTGAACTTATCAAAGAagtaaaagtttgttttttaaactttaataaacaTCTAGAGGTTACTTATTTCATTAAACTGTGCAATCAAGCTCTTAAGTATCAAGCACTTAAGCATTGTTTGAAATGAACCACAGTTTTTATACTTGTATACAACATCGAACTTCAATTAGATATAGAAAGAGGGAACTCACGGATCAATAAGGGTAACGTTGGCttgattttgtatattttttgcTAGGGTGGCACCGGCAACACCACCTCCTACGATGACCACTTTCTTCTCCGCCATCTTTAGCGATTGCAATATACTCACCCTTGATAAGAGTTGGAATTTACTCCGTAAGTTGCAATGATTGTTATGTTCCTGCAATAAGATAAGGCAACAACATAAATAGCTGTCTCTGCGTCATTGCATGTATCATCAAAATGAAATGTCAAATCTTGAATTTGGACAGAAATAAGACTAAAGCCAATTGGAAGCTGTAGCTGTAGTCAACTAATCACCTTCCTAGTTCACAACCAGAAAGAAAGCTGTGTTCCAACTTCTTTATGTGAAATTTCTAtaggaaaatattattaaacaaaataaaatgaccccacaattatatgaaaatttataattttcatggTATAATACTCTTGAATCATTGACGATGATGGCTTCTTAGAAAAGGTTCTTAGGTGCCAGCCAGCATATGGTGTAGCTTGCTGATTCAGACTTCCTAGAGGTGATTATTCAAATGCAACggattaaaataaatcatgttagaagatattttcctttatttaatgtattctttttctttttcgtgcAAGGTGTCAAGGAGTTGGGGACAATGAGTTGGAGTTACAACTTAAAACCACAGATTTGGCACTTTGTGATCAAATACTGCCGTAAGTTTTCTAGGACCTTCTTTCTTAGTATAGCAACAGATTAAGAACTAAGGATTTCATATAGTCTTGATTCGTGTAGTTTAAGATAAGGTTATTATCTTTACTTTCATCAGCTTTTGACTATTTGGGCTCAAAGTTGACTTCTCTTCCTTCTAGATGAGTTAGGCTTTGGATTCTTCTTATGTCccaatctttcttttttaacatttatgcCTTTTATCCTGAACTTACAATAGAAATTCCCCAAGAGAACCAATAGCTACAGGATCCAGGTTAGTTCGACCCCaaagaaattgttttttcttattattcttaATGCTTTTTCACCTTTGGAAATATCAGCTTCTTTTCTGTTCTTATCTTTTATAATTCACCCTCATAGTGTTTTGGCAATTTCTTAGTCTTCCAGTTAATGATTTTTGttcattatttaatatagtgGAATCTTGATCTTAAGGGTGAGAGCAGAAGGTACTATTTTGATTTGAGACTGCATATATCTTTTACAGAAGACAATTTTGTTCGAATCAGTaagaacacaaggacaaaactTGTTTTTCTGTTTAGTATTTAACGTAACTACATAAGACTTGAATTTAACACCATTCATTAACCTgaacatttttcatattattttatctattcaCTTAGCAGCCAAAATGCTCTCTAATGCAAGATGTTTTCAGTTCCTTATATTTCGCTGCTGCGTGTTGTGAGCAATATTGTTTTGAAAGTAACATTTTCGTTCACATGATCATAGATGTAGATTGAAATGTGAAACAATCGATTGACCTTAGAACTCAAATGTCATTGCAGatcaaactttaaaaagaaGGAAATAGTGTGAAAACAACGAGCCAGCACTTTATTTTGGTACCAGATTTGCCGGCGAAACACCATCATATGAAATTCAAATCACGTCCTCAAATGCAAGGTCTATTTCTTTTCTAATCCTACATGTACCAACAACCATTATTAATCTATACGGCTATACTTATTCAAGGGAAATAGGTCATATGGATTAAACAATACTATTGTGTTCTGTCATGAAACGATAAACCTTTGAGATCCATTAagatcttaatattttaaaatggcCTCACCTAAAGTTTTTCTTGTCCTATCTTCACCAGCATGTCAAAGTTGGAATGCACTCCTAGAAGTGAACAGGGATACCTTTTTAAGAAGTTAGTGGATGATTACACAAAAATgattaaagaatttaattaagtGTATCCTTGCTTTTGGTAGGATTTACTCGAACTGAAGATAAGTTTGCAAACTGTACAACAAGCACAGCATGAGATTTCATGCAATACAAGTGGCTTGTATGTTATTTCACCTGGGTCTATTTTGAAGTTTGAATATGTGAATGCTCATACTTGTATTATTTATGCATGTCATTACCCCTAGGCCATGGAAGTCAAATGTCAATATGCTCAGCCATGAGTTTGGGGTGGTATTAAGATTGTTAACAGAACAGAAGAAACATTGCTGGATTTGCATCCAAAATGGTGGAACAACGACAAAATTATTATCCCAGTTGCTGAAATCAGCCACATAAACTATGCAATGTGATTCAGCTTGATTAAAACTCAAATCTTCCGAAATATTGTCAGGcgaagaaaattttataaaagaaatgatgcagaaaaaaagttcataataatgattttttaacaaTCTCTACTTTATTACTTCACAAcattatcatataataatataataacatagaTATTAAGAAGTGACTAATTtttaaaccttattattattattttaatctcaaATATGTCAAGTGACATTAAAGtcattgtatatttaaaatattattcgtTTTCAAGCACAAAATTCTATcacagttttatattttaagaaaattttgaaaagtgaaaaaaaaaaatatctaaactgTGTTGAAAATTCTatcacaattttatattttaaaaacattttgaaaagtgaaaaaaaatatttaaactgtcTTAAAACTCAATTTCCAGATAAAATGTGAAGCtgtgatatatttatataagatgATTATCAATTGATTACGAATATGAGAAATTCGTGTAGTGTGTCAAACTTTCTGCAGACAAACCACCCAATCAATTTTATCAAGCGTACATGTACATGTCAACGATACGATGGTTCTGAATCACAATTATACTCATGATTTCAGGAAACACCATTTAAGCATAAAGATATTTCACATACAGATGTATtctttaaaggaaaaacaaaatgaaaaacaccAATCTACAGC comes from the Vigna radiata var. radiata cultivar VC1973A chromosome 2, Vradiata_ver6, whole genome shotgun sequence genome and includes:
- the LOC106756344 gene encoding apoptosis-inducing factor homolog A-like, which produces MAEKKVVIVGGGVAGATLAKNIQNQANVTLIDPKEYFEIPWASLRGLVEPSFAERIVINHREYFKKGDLVVSSAVNITETEVFTADGQQIAYDYLVIATGHAEPIPKTRTERLDQYKAENAKIKSASSILIVGGGPTGVELAAEIAVDFPDKKVTIVHKGVRLLEYIGQKASSKTLKWLKSKKVDVKLEQSVEVRSSSEENKTYETSNGETIEADAHFLCIGKPVGSAWLRETLLKDDLDGDGRIKVDENLRVKGRSNIFAIGDITDVQEIKQGVYASGHAQLVAKNLKLLIEGGGKENKLGTYKAQPPISIVSLGRKTAVAQFPFITVLGRLPGMIKSGDLFVGKTRKDLGLEPNVKKS